In the Variovorax sp. S12S4 genome, one interval contains:
- a CDS encoding DUF2845 domain-containing protein: protein MRPPRWACWLTAAFVALFIPTVEASQSLGCNGALVSKGDSPLSLLQKCGEPIYRQNVCVSMLQLGWVVTPYRAGSPGAILANQCVPMEEWTYDRGPGTFYGVVRIYNGAIESVRDGDRNR from the coding sequence TTGCGTCCTCCCCGGTGGGCTTGTTGGCTCACGGCGGCATTCGTAGCCTTATTTATTCCCACCGTTGAAGCTTCTCAATCTTTGGGTTGCAACGGGGCACTCGTGAGCAAGGGTGACTCGCCGCTTTCGCTGCTTCAAAAGTGCGGCGAGCCGATCTATCGCCAGAACGTCTGCGTCTCAATGCTGCAGCTAGGCTGGGTGGTGACGCCCTATCGTGCGGGAAGTCCTGGTGCGATTCTCGCGAATCAATGCGTTCCAATGGAGGAGTGGACGTACGACCGAGGACCAGGCACGTTCTATGGAGTTGTTCGCATCTACAACGGAGCGATTGAATCCGTGCGCGACGGTGACCGCAACCGATGA
- a CDS encoding nuclear transport factor 2 family protein, whose amino-acid sequence MNVTVATLQAFADAWNRHDVESLMSFMTDDCVFEASAGPEVCGTSYIGREAVQAGFSDAWKTFPDARWLYPHHFVCGDRGVSEWTFTGTRADGSRVEVNGCDVFTFREGKIAVKNSYRKNRPPLPAR is encoded by the coding sequence ATGAATGTCACTGTTGCAACCCTGCAGGCCTTCGCCGATGCCTGGAACAGGCACGATGTTGAATCGCTCATGAGCTTCATGACGGACGACTGTGTGTTCGAAGCGTCCGCCGGCCCCGAGGTTTGCGGAACCTCGTACATCGGCAGAGAGGCCGTTCAGGCCGGCTTCTCCGACGCCTGGAAGACTTTTCCCGACGCGCGGTGGCTTTACCCTCATCACTTCGTTTGCGGCGACCGCGGGGTGTCCGAATGGACATTCACCGGAACGCGGGCGGACGGCTCGCGCGTCGAGGTCAACGGTTGCGACGTGTTCACTTTCCGGGAGGGAAAGATTGCGGTCAAGAACTCGTACCGCAAGAATCGCCCGCCACTTCCGGCGAGATAG
- a CDS encoding recombinase family protein — translation MDQNHIGVDADTSAPLFRAAEYVRMSTEHQQYSTLNQNDKIREYAAHRGIEIVRTYADEGKSGLRIDGRLALQRLIRDVQAGTADFTIILVYDVSRWGRFQDADESAYYEYICRRAGIQVAYCAEQFENDGSPVSTIVKGVKRAMAGEYSRELSTKVFAGQCRLVELGFRQGGAAGFGLRRMLVDQSGAVKTELQRGEQKSLQTDRVILTPGPGDQVKTVQKIYEWFTDEGLVESEIARRLNMMHTRTDLDREWTRATVHQVLINEKYIGSNVYNRISFKLKKLRVVNTPDMWIRKDDAFEPIVTRDVFYTAQGIIRARARRYSNEELIDRLLGLYRHRGFLSGLVIDEAEGMPSSAVYAHRFGSLIRAYQMVGFTPGRDYQYLEVNRFLRRLHPRIVAEAESEMESLGGRLYRDPATDLLDVNHEFSVSLALARCQTGENGRRRWKIRFDTGLLPDITVAVRLAPGNDKPFDYYLLPRLHYAQPRLSLAEHNAVELESYRFDTLEYLYGMAAQIRLRRAA, via the coding sequence ATGGACCAGAACCACATCGGGGTTGACGCGGACACAAGTGCCCCCCTGTTTCGCGCCGCGGAATATGTTCGGATGTCGACGGAGCACCAGCAGTACTCCACCCTCAATCAGAACGACAAGATCCGCGAATACGCCGCGCACCGCGGCATCGAGATCGTCAGGACCTACGCCGATGAGGGCAAGAGTGGGCTGAGGATCGACGGGCGGCTCGCGCTGCAGCGCCTGATCCGTGACGTCCAGGCCGGGACGGCCGACTTCACCATCATCCTCGTCTACGACGTGAGCCGGTGGGGGCGCTTCCAGGATGCCGATGAGAGCGCCTACTACGAATACATCTGCCGTCGCGCGGGCATCCAGGTGGCCTACTGCGCGGAACAGTTCGAGAACGACGGCTCTCCCGTCTCCACCATCGTCAAGGGGGTCAAACGGGCGATGGCGGGCGAGTACAGCCGCGAACTGTCGACCAAGGTCTTCGCTGGTCAATGTCGCTTGGTGGAGCTCGGTTTCCGGCAAGGTGGTGCGGCGGGGTTCGGCCTGCGGCGAATGCTGGTGGACCAATCGGGCGCGGTCAAGACCGAACTCCAGCGCGGCGAACAGAAGAGTCTCCAGACCGACCGCGTCATCCTCACGCCCGGGCCGGGAGACCAAGTCAAGACCGTCCAGAAGATCTACGAATGGTTCACCGACGAAGGGCTGGTCGAGTCGGAGATCGCCCGCCGGCTCAACATGATGCACACCCGGACGGACTTGGACCGCGAGTGGACGCGGGCCACGGTCCACCAGGTGCTGATCAACGAAAAATACATCGGCAGCAACGTCTACAACCGCATCTCCTTCAAGCTCAAGAAGCTGCGCGTGGTCAACACGCCGGACATGTGGATCCGCAAGGATGACGCGTTCGAGCCGATCGTCACGCGAGACGTCTTCTACACGGCGCAGGGCATCATCCGTGCCCGCGCACGCCGCTACTCCAATGAGGAGCTGATTGACCGCCTGCTTGGCCTCTACCGGCACCGGGGGTTTCTCTCTGGCCTGGTGATCGACGAAGCGGAAGGCATGCCCTCGTCGGCGGTCTATGCGCACCGGTTTGGCAGCCTGATCAGGGCGTACCAGATGGTGGGCTTCACGCCCGGGCGGGACTACCAGTACCTGGAGGTCAACCGCTTCCTCAGGCGCCTTCACCCGAGAATCGTGGCCGAGGCGGAGTCCGAGATGGAAAGCCTGGGCGGGCGGCTGTACCGGGACCCGGCGACGGACCTTCTGGACGTCAACCACGAGTTCAGCGTCTCCCTGGCTCTGGCACGTTGCCAGACCGGCGAGAACGGCCGTCGTCGCTGGAAGATCCGCTTCGATACAGGACTGCTCCCCGACATCACCGTCGCGGTGCGGCTGGCGCCGGGCAACGACAAGCCCTTTGACTATTACCTGCTCCCGCGGCTCCACTACGCGCAGCCGCGCCTCAGCCTGGCTGAGCACAATGCGGTGGAGCTGGAGAGCTATCGCTTCGACACGCTGGAATACCTCTACGGGATGGCGGCCCAGATTCGCCTGCGGAGAGCGGCATGA
- a CDS encoding plasmid partitioning protein RepB C-terminal domain-containing protein encodes MTVRSTAGDLRMIPIDRIEVLNPRDRNEEVFAEIVRNIGAIGLKKPITVTPRPGSDGAERYLLVCGEGRMRALRKLGETRVPALVIQIDDEGAFIMGIAENVARRVYRPLELLAGITQLKVKGYSPAVIAQKTGLTLPYVTDILTLIDQGEERLLVAVERGKVPLTIALEISRAGDSDKTVQAALQEAYETGQLRGRQLMDARRLVQSRQHLGRSIDRHPSRQQSDVTSSSLVRTYQKEVKRQQLMVRRAAFAQQRLLFVAGALRQLFAEENFVTLLRAEGLDALPKYLADRIGSHGSLG; translated from the coding sequence ATGACCGTCAGGTCCACCGCGGGCGATCTGCGGATGATTCCCATCGATCGCATCGAAGTCCTCAACCCGCGCGATCGCAACGAGGAGGTGTTTGCGGAGATCGTCAGGAACATCGGCGCGATCGGGTTGAAGAAACCGATCACAGTCACGCCGCGGCCGGGCAGCGATGGCGCCGAGCGCTATCTCCTGGTCTGCGGCGAGGGACGGATGAGGGCGTTGCGCAAGCTCGGCGAGACGCGCGTGCCGGCGTTGGTGATACAGATCGACGATGAGGGTGCCTTCATCATGGGCATCGCGGAGAACGTGGCCCGCCGTGTGTACCGGCCTTTGGAGCTTCTGGCGGGCATCACCCAGTTGAAGGTCAAGGGCTACTCTCCGGCCGTGATCGCCCAGAAGACGGGACTCACGCTGCCGTATGTCACAGACATTCTCACGCTGATCGATCAAGGGGAGGAGCGTCTGCTCGTGGCGGTCGAACGCGGCAAAGTCCCCTTGACAATCGCACTTGAGATTTCCCGAGCGGGAGACAGCGACAAGACCGTGCAGGCGGCATTGCAGGAGGCCTACGAAACGGGGCAGTTGCGCGGGAGGCAGCTCATGGACGCTCGACGCCTGGTGCAGAGTCGCCAACACCTGGGCCGTTCGATCGATCGGCATCCGTCGCGCCAGCAATCCGATGTCACATCGTCGAGCCTCGTGCGTACCTATCAGAAAGAGGTCAAGCGGCAGCAATTGATGGTGCGCCGGGCGGCCTTCGCCCAGCAGCGACTTCTCTTTGTCGCCGGCGCCTTGCGGCAGCTCTTTGCCGAAGAGAACTTCGTGACCTTACTGCGGGCAGAGGGTCTGGATGCGCTGCCGAAGTACCTGGCGGATCGCATCGGGTCTCATGGGAGTCTGGGGTGA
- a CDS encoding ParB/RepB/Spo0J family partition protein, with protein MTTVELGFLPKPMMVPIDNVLPSRKPPIRLLETKKYRMVVTSIREIGLIEPLAVSAVDRKTGQHVLLDGHIRLLALKELGNTEVPCLVATDDESYTYNNRINRLSSVQEHFMMRRAIDRGISLSGCRTLCAWIWPRSIKR; from the coding sequence GTGACGACCGTCGAGCTCGGTTTCCTGCCGAAACCCATGATGGTTCCGATCGACAACGTCCTGCCGTCGCGCAAGCCGCCGATCAGACTGCTGGAGACCAAGAAATACCGGATGGTCGTCACTTCAATCCGGGAGATCGGTCTCATCGAGCCGCTTGCCGTCAGCGCGGTCGACCGGAAAACGGGCCAGCACGTACTGCTCGACGGACACATCCGTCTGCTGGCGCTGAAAGAGTTGGGGAACACGGAGGTGCCGTGTCTGGTGGCGACAGACGACGAGTCATACACCTACAACAACCGGATCAACCGCTTGTCGTCTGTGCAGGAGCACTTCATGATGCGCCGCGCCATTGATCGCGGCATCTCCCTGAGCGGTTGTCGAACGCTTTGTGCGTGGATCTGGCCCAGATCAATAAAAAGGTGA
- a CDS encoding plasmid partitioning protein RepB C-terminal domain-containing protein has product MTLLDGVCPEAVDLLKDRRFSPEITASLRKMKPTRQVEAVELMISANSITVAYARALVMATAAEMLVKGKAVHKGRGVSQEQVDRMEREMSGLQDHYRMIEQTFGEDMLNLVLARGTSPSWSTTNRCSGTWSATMGQCSSS; this is encoded by the coding sequence GTGACCCTGCTCGACGGGGTCTGTCCCGAGGCCGTGGATCTGCTCAAAGATCGCCGATTCTCCCCAGAGATCACGGCGTCGCTTCGGAAGATGAAGCCGACGCGCCAGGTCGAGGCGGTCGAATTGATGATCTCCGCGAACAGCATCACGGTCGCATACGCGCGGGCCTTGGTGATGGCCACCGCCGCAGAAATGCTGGTGAAGGGAAAGGCCGTGCACAAAGGCAGAGGCGTCAGCCAGGAGCAAGTCGATCGGATGGAGCGGGAGATGTCCGGCCTGCAAGACCACTACCGAATGATCGAGCAGACCTTCGGGGAGGACATGCTCAACCTTGTGCTGGCCAGGGGTACATCTCCAAGTTGGTCGACAACAAATCGGTGTTCCGGTACCTGGAGCGCAACCATGGGGCAGTGCTCGAGCAGTTGA
- a CDS encoding helix-turn-helix domain-containing protein has translation MPNIASILKAEISRVARKEVRAEIETFKKASVAHRASIAELRRQVSALEKELRRVAKGAARSSAVSGSDAEAATGTKRRFSATRLAAHRAKLGLSAAIYGQLVGVSGQTIYHWEQGKARPRTAQLESLATVRDLGTREVVERLATR, from the coding sequence ATGCCAAACATTGCCTCGATCCTCAAAGCCGAGATCTCCCGCGTCGCTCGCAAAGAAGTGCGCGCCGAGATCGAAACCTTCAAGAAAGCGTCAGTCGCGCATCGCGCCTCGATTGCCGAACTGCGTCGCCAGGTGAGCGCGCTTGAGAAGGAGCTGCGTCGTGTCGCGAAGGGCGCGGCGCGTTCCAGCGCGGTGTCTGGTTCAGACGCTGAAGCGGCAACAGGCACGAAGCGTCGCTTCAGTGCTACCAGGTTGGCAGCACATCGGGCCAAGCTTGGGCTGTCCGCGGCGATCTACGGACAGCTGGTAGGCGTCTCCGGCCAGACGATTTACCACTGGGAACAAGGCAAGGCGCGTCCGCGGACAGCGCAACTCGAAAGCCTTGCGACAGTGCGGGACCTGGGTACACGTGAAGTTGTGGAACGGCTAGCCACGCGATAG
- a CDS encoding YlcI/YnfO family protein yields the protein MKTATIPSVRVDSEFRKEVEQVLGKDESLSQFVEAAVRASVRQRKEQHEFMARGLQSLADARESGEYFDAGEVMRRLRMKLSAAKAQRASPAR from the coding sequence ATGAAAACCGCAACGATCCCTTCCGTGCGCGTGGATTCGGAGTTCCGCAAAGAAGTCGAGCAGGTTCTGGGCAAGGACGAATCCCTGTCCCAGTTCGTCGAGGCGGCCGTGCGTGCCTCGGTGCGTCAGCGCAAGGAGCAGCACGAATTCATGGCGCGCGGGTTGCAGTCGCTCGCGGATGCCCGAGAGAGCGGCGAATACTTCGATGCGGGTGAAGTGATGCGGCGGCTTCGGATGAAGCTCAGTGCCGCGAAGGCGCAACGCGCATCGCCTGCCCGGTGA
- a CDS encoding type II toxin-antitoxin system RelE/ParE family toxin, whose product MPRRRNAHRLPGDLPRQVHEGALEDLERLYDFILERELERGGGLELAERALEAIENGIATLSFSPFTCRKAGADPFIRELVIPFGGSGYVALFEIESADSIVVAAVRHQREDDYH is encoded by the coding sequence GTGCCGCGAAGGCGCAACGCGCATCGCCTGCCCGGTGACCTACCGCGTCAGGTTCACGAGGGGGCGCTCGAGGATCTGGAGCGCCTGTACGACTTCATTCTCGAGCGCGAGTTGGAGCGAGGGGGCGGCCTGGAACTCGCCGAGCGGGCGTTGGAAGCGATCGAGAACGGCATCGCCACCTTGAGCTTTTCGCCTTTCACGTGCCGCAAGGCAGGTGCCGATCCGTTCATTCGTGAGCTCGTGATTCCGTTCGGGGGCAGCGGCTACGTGGCGCTGTTCGAGATCGAGTCCGCCGACTCGATCGTCGTCGCGGCCGTTAGGCATCAACGCGAAGATGACTACCACTGA
- a CDS encoding glycoside hydrolase family 25 protein, translating to MRRFEPQEIAWLECLVLVARLGPISAPAFLARLHFSRAAGRALILQPRGHFGYCYVRPAHLATADAAQDERRSLMALLLLLAWLRREGYLAVEHHEGDMAPPLLVVGEAFDAVRPERSRVVLNAQGDYSCEPHQVLSVRGEVAYEGLRLEGDAFTLAREWARGTLHASLALEELLALVRPAPQPAPACVPVEAVHARAPSGGSRTIAAVARTMLRLNVVTWLTLLVCAAIGGIQLGGAVRPGERTAGPGPTPVAAVRTAPPSMQQDLPATHASVASISAPTPAVAAPTPTPISTVTPTSTPASPLYGLDVSKWNGNWVDQLKGSLAGISFVFVRASDGLTADPTFDRHWSAVRSNGLVRGSYHFYRVDIDADQQAQFYLRMLGGASEQGDIAPALDFEAESFPPGAPPSKEKVQADLLRALQALERQGGRVPMIYTNWDMGTKWLDDERFARYPLWIADWSQRNAPRLPATWAQRGFRFWQRTDHYLPPTTTGWPWTSTGSSATTKI from the coding sequence ATGCGCCGCTTCGAGCCACAGGAAATCGCCTGGCTGGAGTGCCTGGTGCTGGTGGCACGCCTCGGGCCCATCTCGGCCCCGGCCTTCCTGGCACGCCTGCATTTCAGCCGCGCCGCGGGACGTGCGTTGATCCTTCAGCCACGCGGACACTTCGGCTATTGCTACGTGCGGCCCGCACATCTGGCCACGGCCGATGCGGCCCAGGACGAGCGGCGTTCACTCATGGCGCTGCTGCTCTTGCTGGCGTGGCTGCGACGCGAAGGCTATCTCGCAGTCGAACACCACGAGGGCGACATGGCGCCACCCCTGCTGGTGGTCGGCGAGGCCTTCGACGCCGTGCGCCCCGAGCGCTCGCGCGTCGTGCTCAACGCGCAAGGCGACTACAGCTGCGAGCCGCACCAGGTGCTCAGTGTCCGCGGCGAAGTTGCGTATGAGGGGCTGCGCCTTGAAGGCGATGCTTTCACGCTGGCCCGCGAATGGGCGCGCGGGACGCTGCATGCGTCTCTCGCGCTGGAAGAACTGCTGGCACTCGTGCGTCCAGCACCGCAACCGGCCCCTGCTTGCGTCCCGGTGGAAGCAGTGCATGCCAGAGCGCCAAGCGGTGGATCTCGCACCATCGCCGCCGTTGCGCGGACCATGCTTCGTCTGAACGTGGTGACCTGGCTGACCCTGTTGGTGTGCGCCGCCATTGGGGGAATCCAGCTGGGTGGCGCAGTCCGTCCTGGCGAACGCACGGCCGGGCCTGGCCCCACGCCTGTCGCCGCAGTGCGCACGGCGCCTCCGTCCATGCAACAAGATTTGCCTGCCACCCATGCGTCGGTGGCTTCCATCAGCGCACCGACGCCGGCTGTTGCCGCGCCCACGCCGACCCCCATCTCCACGGTCACGCCCACATCGACACCTGCGAGCCCTCTGTACGGCCTGGACGTGTCCAAATGGAACGGGAATTGGGTGGACCAGCTGAAAGGATCGCTGGCGGGCATCAGCTTCGTCTTCGTTCGCGCCAGCGATGGCCTGACCGCCGATCCCACCTTCGATCGCCACTGGAGCGCGGTTCGCAGCAACGGGTTGGTGCGAGGCAGCTATCACTTCTACCGCGTCGATATCGACGCTGACCAGCAAGCGCAGTTCTACCTTCGCATGCTGGGCGGCGCGTCCGAGCAAGGCGACATCGCCCCCGCGCTCGATTTCGAGGCGGAGAGCTTCCCTCCCGGTGCACCGCCATCAAAGGAGAAGGTGCAGGCCGATCTGCTGCGCGCATTGCAAGCGCTGGAGCGGCAGGGAGGTCGCGTTCCCATGATCTATACCAACTGGGACATGGGGACGAAGTGGCTCGATGACGAGCGTTTCGCGCGCTACCCGCTATGGATCGCGGACTGGTCGCAACGCAATGCGCCGCGTCTGCCTGCGACCTGGGCGCAGCGAGGCTTTCGCTTCTGGCAACGCACCGATCACTACCTGCCCCCAACGACAACAGGCTGGCCATGGACCTCGACTGGTTCATCGGCCACCACAAAGATCTGA
- a CDS encoding metallophosphoesterase, producing MAALRHVCISDLHLGADYSLLTGIDGAGHVEPGARCETLVALMDALASTLAPLCDDEHPTLVLLGDVLDMGLSPMNTVSQAFRMFLRELARLRNQGLRLSPRIRVVPGNHDHHLWRMAQDQIFVSRARSGANADMPQMTTLMDAPGRSWPSCELLAALAGTEPGLGDLSFELAYPNFGLVDAARRRAVVLHHGHYVDPMYRAMSTLVEHQTPRPPHAPPRPLTVEQIEARNGAWVDFLWSDLGNAGAVGLESEKLYEIMRDAGASRRWSQHLARWITERLGDSWTFRP from the coding sequence ATGGCCGCCTTGCGTCACGTTTGCATTTCCGATTTGCATCTGGGTGCCGACTACAGCCTGCTCACCGGGATCGACGGTGCGGGTCATGTGGAGCCGGGAGCGCGTTGCGAAACCCTGGTCGCGCTGATGGATGCGCTGGCTTCCACGCTGGCGCCGCTTTGCGACGACGAGCATCCAACGCTGGTGTTGCTCGGCGACGTGCTCGACATGGGCCTGTCGCCGATGAACACGGTGTCGCAGGCGTTCCGCATGTTCCTGCGCGAACTGGCGCGCCTGCGCAACCAGGGACTGCGCCTGTCGCCGCGAATACGGGTGGTGCCAGGCAATCACGACCATCACCTGTGGCGCATGGCGCAAGACCAGATCTTCGTAAGCCGTGCGAGATCCGGCGCGAATGCCGACATGCCGCAGATGACGACGCTGATGGATGCGCCGGGTCGCTCGTGGCCGAGCTGCGAGTTGCTCGCCGCGCTGGCGGGCACCGAGCCGGGGCTGGGCGACCTCAGTTTCGAACTGGCCTATCCGAACTTCGGGTTGGTCGATGCGGCCCGGCGCCGTGCGGTGGTGCTGCACCATGGCCACTATGTGGACCCGATGTACCGCGCGATGTCGACCCTGGTCGAGCACCAGACGCCGCGGCCGCCCCATGCGCCGCCGCGGCCGTTGACCGTGGAGCAGATCGAGGCTCGCAACGGCGCGTGGGTGGACTTCCTCTGGTCCGATCTCGGCAACGCCGGTGCCGTGGGACTGGAGTCCGAGAAGCTCTATGAAATCATGCGCGACGCGGGCGCATCGCGGCGCTGGTCGCAGCATCTCGCACGATGGATCACCGAGCGCCTTGGCGACTCCTGGACGTTTCGGCCGTGA